The genomic DNA TTCCCGTGGCCGCCTCAATCGCCACCACCCATCCACCACCTCCCGTCGTCCTCCTACGACGAGACGTCCATCTCCAACCCCACCGCCAGCCGCTGCACGGTCCTCAGCTTGGACTCCTGCTCCGGCGACGAGCCGGAAGACAACCACCACATGTGGAGCCACCTTCTACTGTAAGTGCACCTTCAATTCAGAACATAAGCTAGCGATGCTTTGCGTTTCCTTTAGAAAACTTGAAGGTTGAAGGTGTAACCCATTACTTATTAGTTGCCCAAAATTCTTCCATTCAGATCTCATATTTGCTTGAATATTCATTTGGATATTGATGAATTTCAGAAATGGAGAGGCACCCAATAGCCAAGATGATGCAGAAAGCTTCATGGAAGTACTGAGCTCCAAAAAGTTCTCAGCTGATCAATTTGAGCCTACTACATGCCATACCTTGATGCATCCTTCCTCACAGTTCAACTTCTTGGAGATACAACTCAACAGCTATAAGAATAACAACATTAGCAATCATATCCAAGAACATCATCTCGCTCCTTCCATGACTAATAGTTACATGCAATCTGATACTTCTCATGTCAAACATAAGCTCAATTATCCAGTTTCACAATTGTTTCCTAGCAATCTGCTTCTAGGAGAAAGCACTACAAGGTATTTGCTTATATGTCTGACAATTATTTTTGTGAAAAATTAATGCGTACAAtaaacatttttgttgtagtgaatcgGTGTTGGATCATCCCTGCTTCAGCCAAAGAAATTTGTCGGATCAAATGTCATTTGGTGGATGCCTGAACAAGCTAGATGCGATGGAGTTGAGAACTTCAGAGCCTTTTTTTAAAGGCTCAGATTTGGGTGCTGAAACTAAGCAAGGATATCAGAATTTATCTGTAAGTCCCCTTTATTCTCTTTACATGATCTACAAGTTAAACCAGTTGTAAAGAAAGCATGTAATTTTTTGGTGTTGAACTTGCATCCGGACTGCTATCTGTTTCCGGTTTCTTAAAAGTTGATGATAACAAGAACAAACACAAAATCTAAAATACTTATTGCATGTAGATGAGAGGAAATGGAAGGTGTGCTGGAACAAACCAAGGGAa from Zingiber officinale cultivar Zhangliang chromosome 4A, Zo_v1.1, whole genome shotgun sequence includes the following:
- the LOC121973209 gene encoding transcription factor bHLH68-like, which gives rise to MHANIIMAHGAPLLSPSTRAPTTNWWENMRPNPFPWPPQSPPPIHHLPSSSYDETSISNPTASRCTVLSLDSCSGDEPEDNHHMWSHLLLNGEAPNSQDDAESFMEVLSSKKFSADQFEPTTCHTLMHPSSQFNFLEIQLNSYKNNNISNHIQEHHLAPSMTNSYMQSDTSHVKHKLNYPVSQLFPSNLLLGESTTSESVLDHPCFSQRNLSDQMSFGGCLNKLDAMELRTSEPFFKGSDLGAETKQGYQNLSMRGNGRCAGTNQGKRKRYEDSSEMHFKKTKNDSQMISSNKLLVPKAKMAEKISALQQLVSPFGKTDQASVLMETINCITILQKQVQLLSDPYLKSTVSKERNSWGETERKEKAEAKYDLRSKGLCLVPVASIPQVHRESIRPDYWMPTLRGCFL